Proteins encoded by one window of Vampirovibrionales bacterium:
- the lepB gene encoding signal peptidase I, translating into MRFTEDVKEALHRAQKLARSAKAPHVSERLALLSVVETLRPFSRFDSALRELKIKPRALRDALKSLPDAPAPAASVADPLSSEAGGADMARYPAPLRPLLARLLQRGDASGEALDMDALTQACLQADDPPMREALSSLGLTSASWRGASESLNGRRIAAMPARRFWSALYILREIAELVVIVLTFLVLIREGLGEPRLIPSPSMLPTLQVGDRVIVEKLSHWVRPYQRGDILVFYPPEPEAVIHNDPLSALLRMSGFSALIHNKPDDPVDRAFIKRLIGLPGDTFQVVPNVGVKINGRLLQEPYVAALPELCVSACEPRVIPKGQYFMMGDNRNDSKDSRYFGYQPASRVLGRAVFRIFPLNRIGTL; encoded by the coding sequence ATGCGATTTACCGAAGACGTGAAAGAAGCGCTGCATCGCGCCCAAAAGTTAGCCCGCTCGGCCAAAGCTCCTCACGTAAGCGAACGGCTGGCCCTGTTAAGCGTGGTCGAGACGCTGCGCCCGTTTTCGCGCTTCGATTCCGCTCTGCGCGAGTTAAAAATCAAGCCGCGCGCCTTGCGCGACGCGCTGAAGTCTCTCCCTGACGCCCCAGCGCCTGCGGCTTCTGTCGCGGACCCGCTTTCGTCCGAGGCGGGCGGCGCGGACATGGCGCGTTATCCCGCGCCGCTGCGTCCCCTGCTCGCGCGTCTGCTGCAACGAGGCGACGCAAGCGGCGAAGCGCTGGATATGGATGCGCTGACGCAAGCTTGTTTGCAGGCGGATGATCCGCCGATGCGCGAGGCGCTCTCCTCGCTGGGCTTGACGTCCGCCTCGTGGCGCGGCGCGAGCGAATCGCTCAATGGGCGCCGTATCGCGGCGATGCCTGCCCGTCGCTTCTGGAGCGCGCTGTATATCCTGCGCGAAATTGCTGAACTGGTCGTGATCGTGTTGACGTTTCTGGTGCTGATTCGCGAAGGGCTGGGCGAACCCCGCCTCATCCCCTCGCCGTCGATGCTGCCGACGCTACAGGTAGGCGATCGCGTGATTGTCGAGAAGCTCTCGCATTGGGTGCGGCCTTATCAGCGCGGCGATATTCTGGTGTTTTATCCGCCGGAGCCGGAAGCCGTGATTCACAATGATCCGCTCAGCGCGCTTTTGCGGATGAGCGGCTTTTCCGCCCTGATTCACAACAAGCCCGATGACCCCGTGGATCGGGCGTTTATCAAGCGGCTCATAGGTCTGCCGGGCGATACGTTCCAGGTGGTTCCCAATGTGGGCGTCAAAATCAATGGCCGTCTGCTGCAAGAGCCCTACGTCGCGGCGCTGCCCGAGCTCTGCGTCAGCGCCTGCGAGCCGCGCGTGATTCCCAAGGGACAATATTTTATGATGGGCGATAACCGAAACGACAGCAAAGACAGCCGCTATTTTGGCTACCAACCGGCGTCGCGGGTGCTGGGGCGCGCCGTGTTCCGCATTTTTCCGCTGAATCGCATCGGAACGTTGTAG
- a CDS encoding GAF domain-containing protein — protein sequence MTPHTSDPNRAQSSADADPYNDSLRYDSFTGGSAAHPALPEEAVNPTALYEDGLLLNFKKEYGAALESLEKAYAAFLQTRDYIGAIRALIELAWLKYNNNRADEASSKASQTFSEAQAMLETHINEPGVQEVRARLLHYKGLVKYRCGQYGEGVKLFRQAKTFCWQDGLEAAKINDSLAIHYERTGDFHRAIRALNESLVIKKRLAIAYEQAVTLEILGRLHLIREAWDDAERCLNEALELCQTLGDVKRLSALRNQRIKMALHRHDVDSARRLIATQEEDDAAFAMNAKERGMTLLFKAYLAYQDDGASAAMQLLCQQAIPQFRAICYDKGLGKAFRLQGRLECELGRHGAALEAMGDALAIFKTLNLVDEQAKTHFEFARIFMEINDRPLAVESLMEALRVAEENGLRFLTSYIEDELYRIDVDQWQLVVDKRATHQRIFGRDTSLLASLTQVSGDAADVGGAGGVGLNSTQAKAMVSLLRVGQAMFGERDLDTLLTVIMNETRLALDCDRCTLFLYDKDRNELWSKVATGLDRAHEIRFPAHLGLAGYVCKTGEILNIRDAYEDPRFNKDVDKKTGYKTENLLCMPMRNRLNEIIGVFQVLNKAQGHFEKSDEELLMAIASHAGVAIENAQLVSDQKTAFVSFIKTLSSTIDARDPITAGHSERVAQYADIIGQQMHLEKDEMESLVYAALLHDIGKIGIREDILTKDGRLTEKEYRHIQQHARYTYEILQNIHFEPHLRRVPEIAASHHEKVDGTGYFRGLKGGEIPLLGRVLALSDVFDAITSRRHYRNRMPFDRVIRLLQKDANSHFDPDCVNAFFNAPLQQLGRILLLERRFTAPETLIQWEKEIDDSLTIREYHEILCKERMTKGEADIHRYFTALYERGSLDQLD from the coding sequence ATGACCCCGCACACGTCCGACCCAAACCGAGCCCAGAGCAGCGCCGACGCCGATCCGTACAACGATTCGCTTCGTTACGACTCGTTTACAGGCGGTTCTGCGGCGCATCCCGCTTTGCCGGAAGAGGCCGTCAACCCGACAGCCCTCTACGAAGACGGCCTGCTGCTGAATTTCAAAAAAGAATACGGCGCTGCGCTGGAATCGCTTGAAAAAGCTTACGCCGCCTTCCTGCAAACGCGCGATTATATTGGCGCCATTCGCGCGCTGATCGAGCTGGCCTGGCTCAAATACAACAACAACCGCGCCGACGAGGCCTCCAGCAAGGCCAGCCAGACGTTTTCAGAAGCGCAGGCCATGTTGGAAACCCACATCAACGAGCCCGGCGTACAGGAGGTGCGCGCGCGCCTGCTGCACTACAAAGGGCTGGTAAAATACCGTTGCGGCCAGTATGGCGAAGGCGTCAAGCTGTTTCGTCAGGCCAAAACCTTCTGCTGGCAAGACGGACTGGAAGCCGCCAAGATCAACGATTCGCTGGCGATTCATTACGAACGCACCGGCGATTTTCACCGCGCCATTCGCGCGCTGAACGAGTCGCTCGTCATTAAAAAGCGGCTGGCCATCGCCTACGAGCAGGCCGTCACGCTGGAAATCCTGGGCCGCCTGCATCTGATCCGCGAAGCGTGGGACGATGCGGAACGCTGCCTGAACGAAGCCCTTGAGCTGTGCCAGACCCTGGGCGACGTCAAACGCCTGTCCGCCCTGCGCAATCAGCGGATTAAAATGGCCTTGCACCGCCACGACGTCGACAGCGCGCGACGCCTAATCGCCACGCAGGAAGAAGACGACGCAGCCTTTGCGATGAACGCCAAAGAACGCGGCATGACGCTGTTGTTCAAGGCCTATCTGGCCTATCAGGACGACGGCGCCAGCGCGGCCATGCAACTGCTTTGCCAGCAGGCGATCCCGCAGTTTCGCGCCATTTGCTATGACAAGGGCCTCGGCAAGGCGTTTCGCCTACAGGGGCGGCTCGAATGCGAACTGGGCCGACACGGCGCCGCGCTGGAAGCGATGGGCGACGCGCTGGCCATCTTTAAAACGCTGAATCTGGTCGATGAGCAGGCGAAAACCCATTTTGAATTCGCCCGGATTTTTATGGAAATCAACGACCGGCCGCTGGCGGTCGAAAGCCTGATGGAAGCCCTGCGCGTGGCAGAAGAGAACGGCCTGCGCTTTTTGACCAGCTACATCGAGGACGAACTCTATCGCATCGACGTGGATCAATGGCAGTTGGTCGTGGACAAACGCGCCACCCATCAACGGATTTTCGGGCGCGATACGTCGTTGCTGGCCTCACTGACGCAGGTCTCAGGCGACGCCGCTGATGTCGGCGGCGCCGGGGGCGTTGGTCTCAACTCAACCCAGGCCAAAGCGATGGTTTCGCTGCTGCGCGTGGGGCAAGCGATGTTCGGCGAGCGCGATCTCGACACGCTGCTGACCGTCATCATGAACGAGACGCGACTGGCGCTGGATTGCGATCGCTGTACGCTGTTTCTGTACGACAAGGACCGCAACGAGTTGTGGTCCAAGGTCGCCACCGGACTGGATCGCGCGCATGAAATCCGTTTTCCCGCTCATCTGGGTCTGGCGGGTTATGTCTGCAAGACCGGCGAGATTCTCAACATTCGCGACGCCTACGAAGACCCGCGCTTTAACAAGGATGTCGACAAGAAGACCGGCTACAAGACCGAAAACCTGTTGTGCATGCCCATGCGCAACCGCCTCAACGAGATTATCGGCGTGTTTCAGGTGCTGAATAAAGCCCAGGGCCACTTCGAGAAAAGCGACGAAGAGCTGCTGATGGCCATTGCCTCGCACGCCGGGGTCGCCATCGAAAACGCCCAACTGGTCAGCGACCAGAAAACCGCCTTCGTCAGCTTTATCAAGACCCTCTCCAGCACGATTGACGCCCGCGACCCGATTACCGCCGGCCATTCCGAGCGCGTGGCGCAATACGCCGATATCATCGGCCAGCAAATGCATCTGGAAAAAGACGAGATGGAATCGCTGGTGTATGCGGCCCTGCTGCACGACATCGGCAAAATCGGCATCCGCGAGGATATTCTGACCAAAGACGGGCGCCTGACCGAGAAAGAATACCGTCATATTCAGCAACACGCGCGCTATACTTACGAAATCCTCCAGAATATTCACTTTGAACCACACCTGCGGCGCGTCCCGGAGATCGCGGCCTCTCACCACGAAAAAGTCGACGGCACGGGCTATTTCCGCGGCCTCAAGGGCGGCGAAATCCCCTTACTGGGGCGCGTACTGGCGCTCAGCGACGTTTTCGACGCCATTACCTCGCGCCGCCATTACCGCAACCGCATGCCCTTCGATCGCGTGATTCGACTCCTTCAGAAAGACGCCAATTCGCATTTTGACCCCGATTGCGTCAACGCTTTCTTTAATGCGCCCCTGCAGCAACTGGGCCGCATCCTGTTGCTGGAGCGCCGGTTTACCGCGCCGGAAACCCTCATCCAGTGGGAAAAAGAAATCGACGACAGCCTTACCATTCGCGAATATCACGAGATTCTGTGCAAGGAGCGGATGACCAAGGGCGAGGCCGATATTCATCGCTACTTTACGGCGCTGTACGAGCGCGGCAGCCTCGACCAGCTTGACTAG